In a single window of the Dinghuibacter silviterrae genome:
- a CDS encoding efflux RND transporter permease subunit, with product MIADTFIRRPNTAIVISIVIVLVGLLSMSSLPISQYPNISPPVVSVTATYTGADAQTIEQTVATPIEIQVNGVPGMDYIQTANTSSGVMNMSVNFQIGTDVDIAALDVQNRAAIAAPLLPQEVSRLGVVVRKRSPTILLLVALFSPKGTHSVPFMDNYANIYLRDALLRVPGVGDVISRADDFSMRVWMKPDKLAQYKLTAGDITNALQEQNVQVAAGAVGAPPQPGGQPFEYNVYVNGRLNQVSDFENIIVKTDPATHSLIYLKDVARVELGKFAYASNSFVDGRPASYLLVYQTPSSNALQVASGIYATMTELKKSFPYDVDYVVPFESVSVVKVSIDEVETTLLEALGLVVLVVFLFLQSWRATLIPVLAIPVSIIGAFAFFIPLGFSINTLTLFGFVLAIGIVVDDAIVVVEAVQHYMDEQHLSPRDATIHAMKDISGPVVAIALILAAVFVPVGFTPGIVGRMYQQFAITIAVSVVISAFVALSLTPALCLLILKPMHIAKDSTGINKFFYWFNRSFNRFTIRYTLIVRRAIKVWPVIVALLIGIFIVTALLFKAKPTGFIPQEDEGRVYITFELQEATSTVRSLQTLLRMQKVLAADSNAVAHFAALGGYNVLTGAAKSNSGTIFCQLKPWDQRKADSLKSDAIVADLQRKFSMVAKEANVVVIQPPAIPGLGASAGFTFMLEQKSGNGDIQEFSKVLQNYLAAVNKRPEIGRAFSFFTARTPGYQVTVNREKCKQLGIAVSDVFTAMQTMMGSQYVNDLTLYGRTFHVVAQADTTYRDNIAEMGNYYVRNNEGAMIPLSTVISSRVVESAPLITHFNLFRCAEVDGTAKPGFSSGQAIQALKEVADQTLPVGYGYEFSGLSRQEVTQGSSGTYIFAISIVFVFLFLAALYESWSVPFSVLMAVPIGAFGAIIALVCKPAISNSVYAQIGLVTLIGLAAKNAILIVEFAKERVDSGMELIQATLDAVRVRLRPILMTSLAFILGVMPLVLATGAGAVSRQTIGITVLGGMLAATGLAIFFVPVLFVLIMRIAYRKEFARRKG from the coding sequence ATGATCGCCGATACTTTCATCCGACGTCCCAATACCGCCATCGTCATTTCCATCGTCATCGTTTTGGTGGGGCTCCTGTCCATGTCCAGCCTGCCCATCAGCCAGTATCCCAACATCTCTCCCCCGGTGGTGTCGGTCACGGCGACCTATACCGGGGCGGATGCCCAGACGATCGAACAGACGGTGGCCACCCCCATCGAAATCCAGGTCAACGGGGTACCGGGCATGGACTATATCCAGACGGCGAATACGAGCTCCGGCGTCATGAACATGAGCGTGAACTTCCAGATCGGCACGGACGTGGATATCGCGGCCCTGGACGTCCAGAACCGGGCCGCCATCGCGGCGCCCTTGTTGCCGCAGGAAGTTAGCCGGCTGGGCGTGGTGGTCCGCAAAAGAAGCCCGACCATCCTCCTGCTGGTTGCATTGTTCTCCCCCAAAGGGACGCACAGCGTCCCCTTCATGGACAACTACGCCAACATCTATCTCCGGGATGCGCTGTTGCGGGTTCCGGGGGTGGGGGACGTCATTTCCCGGGCGGACGACTTTAGCATGCGCGTCTGGATGAAACCGGACAAACTGGCGCAGTACAAACTCACGGCCGGGGACATTACCAATGCGCTGCAGGAACAAAACGTGCAGGTAGCCGCCGGCGCCGTAGGGGCCCCTCCGCAGCCGGGCGGCCAGCCGTTCGAGTATAACGTATACGTCAACGGACGGCTCAACCAGGTATCGGACTTCGAAAACATCATCGTCAAAACGGACCCCGCCACGCATTCGCTCATCTACCTCAAGGACGTGGCCAGGGTCGAGCTCGGGAAATTCGCCTATGCCAGCAATTCCTTTGTGGACGGCCGGCCCGCGTCGTACCTCCTGGTGTACCAGACCCCGAGCAGCAACGCCCTGCAGGTGGCCAGCGGGATCTACGCGACCATGACGGAGCTCAAAAAATCTTTTCCTTACGACGTAGACTACGTCGTGCCTTTCGAGTCCGTGTCCGTTGTCAAGGTTTCCATCGATGAAGTCGAGACGACGCTCCTCGAAGCGCTGGGGCTGGTGGTATTGGTGGTTTTTCTTTTCCTTCAGAGCTGGAGAGCCACGCTGATCCCCGTGCTGGCGATACCCGTATCCATCATCGGGGCGTTTGCCTTTTTCATTCCATTGGGTTTCAGCATCAATACCCTGACCTTGTTTGGCTTCGTCCTGGCCATCGGGATCGTGGTCGACGACGCCATCGTCGTGGTCGAAGCGGTCCAGCACTATATGGACGAACAACACCTCAGCCCCAGGGACGCCACCATCCATGCGATGAAGGACATCTCCGGTCCTGTCGTGGCCATCGCCCTTATCTTAGCCGCGGTATTCGTCCCCGTTGGCTTTACACCGGGCATCGTAGGACGGATGTACCAGCAGTTCGCCATTACCATCGCGGTCTCGGTGGTGATCTCCGCTTTTGTGGCCCTGTCCCTGACGCCCGCCCTTTGCCTGTTGATCCTGAAGCCTATGCACATTGCCAAAGACTCCACAGGAATCAACAAATTCTTTTACTGGTTCAACCGGTCCTTTAACCGGTTCACCATCCGGTATACCCTGATCGTCCGTCGCGCCATTAAGGTCTGGCCGGTGATAGTGGCCCTGCTGATCGGCATTTTCATCGTCACCGCTCTTTTGTTCAAGGCCAAGCCCACCGGGTTCATCCCCCAGGAAGACGAGGGCCGTGTGTATATCACGTTTGAGCTGCAGGAGGCCACATCCACCGTCCGAAGTCTCCAAACCCTGCTCAGGATGCAAAAGGTGCTGGCGGCGGACTCCAATGCGGTCGCGCATTTTGCGGCCCTGGGGGGATACAACGTATTGACGGGTGCGGCCAAGTCCAACAGCGGCACGATCTTTTGCCAGCTCAAACCCTGGGACCAGCGGAAGGCCGACTCCCTGAAAAGCGACGCCATCGTCGCCGACCTCCAGCGGAAGTTCAGCATGGTGGCGAAGGAAGCCAACGTCGTTGTCATCCAACCCCCGGCCATCCCCGGGTTGGGCGCTTCGGCGGGTTTTACCTTTATGCTGGAGCAAAAGTCGGGGAACGGCGACATACAGGAATTCTCAAAAGTGCTCCAGAACTACCTGGCCGCTGTCAACAAACGTCCCGAAATCGGGCGGGCGTTCTCGTTCTTTACCGCCCGTACACCCGGTTACCAGGTCACGGTCAACCGGGAAAAATGCAAACAACTGGGCATTGCCGTGTCGGACGTATTCACCGCCATGCAAACCATGATGGGGAGCCAGTACGTCAACGACCTGACCCTTTACGGACGGACGTTTCACGTCGTGGCCCAGGCCGACACGACGTACCGCGACAACATCGCCGAGATGGGGAACTATTACGTCCGCAACAACGAGGGCGCGATGATCCCGCTCAGCACCGTCATCAGCAGCAGGGTCGTCGAAAGCGCGCCCCTCATCACCCACTTCAACCTTTTCCGCTGCGCGGAAGTCGACGGCACGGCCAAACCCGGCTTTAGCAGCGGCCAGGCCATCCAGGCCCTGAAAGAGGTGGCCGACCAGACCCTGCCCGTTGGCTACGGGTATGAATTTTCCGGTCTCAGCCGGCAGGAAGTCACGCAAGGATCCAGCGGGACCTATATTTTTGCCATCTCCATTGTCTTCGTCTTCCTTTTCTTAGCTGCATTGTACGAAAGCTGGTCGGTGCCCTTCTCGGTGCTGATGGCTGTACCCATCGGGGCCTTTGGCGCCATCATCGCCCTGGTCTGCAAACCGGCGATCTCCAACAGCGTCTATGCCCAGATCGGTTTGGTGACCCTGATCGGCCTGGCCGCGAAAAATGCCATCCTGATCGTGGAATTCGCCAAGGAGCGGGTGGACAGCGGGATGGAGTTGATACAGGCGACCCTCGACGCGGTCAGGGTCCGGCTCCGGCCGATCCTGATGACGTCGCTGGCGTTTATCCTGGGGGTGATGCCCCTGGTGTTGGCGACCGGCGCGGGCGCGGTGTCCCGGCAGACCATCGGGATCACGGTGTTGGGGGGGATGTTGGCGGCCACGGGGTTGGCGATTTTCTTCGTGCCTGTTCTCTTTGTGTTGATTATGCGGATCGCGTATCGGAAGGAGTTTGCGCGGCGGAAGGGCTAA
- a CDS encoding efflux RND transporter periplasmic adaptor subunit: MTIRLQLLAATALVLSSCGSTSAPAPVAVPPVPITTDTVKEQNMTFSTVYPGKVVPLRQVDIHADVQGYVTGIFFKDGQHVRQGALLYEIDKRKYQAAYDQAVASLHTAEASLVKDQQDVDRYTRLYQQDAVAKQKLDYAVSAQKSDQAQVEAAKAAMASAGTDLKYASITAPFDGTIGISQVRLGAVVTQGSTILNTISSDDPMAVDFQLDEKQLPAFEKVLHQFGRLDSLFTLYLPDQTRYPAFGTFYTMDRAVDPQMGTITVRVTAPNKMNDLRAGLSVNVRVLNPSGGPQTVIPMIAAVEQMSEYFVFVVQDSTVRQQRVKLGSRNGALVVVLDGLKPGDVIARDGIQRLHDKSVVKLK; encoded by the coding sequence ATGACGATACGTCTACAGTTATTGGCGGCGACCGCCCTGGTCCTGTCCTCCTGCGGGAGCACATCCGCCCCGGCGCCGGTGGCGGTTCCCCCTGTCCCCATCACGACCGACACGGTGAAGGAACAAAACATGACGTTTTCCACGGTCTACCCCGGAAAGGTGGTGCCTTTGCGGCAGGTGGACATACACGCGGACGTCCAAGGGTACGTCACCGGCATCTTTTTTAAGGACGGACAACACGTCCGCCAGGGGGCATTGCTGTATGAGATTGATAAACGAAAATACCAGGCGGCGTATGACCAGGCCGTCGCCAGCCTGCACACGGCGGAGGCCTCCCTTGTCAAGGACCAGCAGGACGTGGATCGCTATACCCGTCTCTACCAGCAGGACGCCGTGGCCAAACAAAAGCTGGACTATGCCGTGAGCGCCCAGAAGTCGGACCAGGCACAGGTCGAGGCGGCCAAGGCGGCCATGGCCAGTGCCGGCACGGACCTGAAATATGCGTCGATCACGGCGCCATTCGACGGTACGATCGGGATTTCCCAGGTCAGGCTGGGCGCGGTTGTCACCCAAGGCTCCACGATCCTCAATACCATCTCCAGCGACGACCCCATGGCGGTGGATTTCCAACTGGACGAAAAACAGCTCCCGGCCTTTGAAAAGGTGCTGCATCAGTTTGGCCGGCTGGACTCCCTGTTCACGCTGTACCTCCCCGATCAGACGCGTTACCCGGCCTTTGGCACCTTTTATACCATGGACCGGGCGGTGGACCCCCAGATGGGGACGATCACGGTCCGGGTGACCGCGCCCAACAAAATGAACGACCTCAGGGCGGGGCTAAGCGTCAACGTACGCGTGCTCAATCCATCGGGCGGACCGCAGACCGTTATCCCGATGATCGCGGCCGTGGAGCAAATGAGCGAATACTTCGTCTTTGTCGTCCAGGATTCCACCGTCCGTCAGCAGCGCGTGAAGTTGGGCTCCAGGAACGGCGCCCTGGTCGTGGTGCTCGACGGGCTGAAGCCCGGGGACGTCATCGCCCGGGATGGTATCCAGCGCCTGCACGACAAGAGTGTGGTGAAACTCAAATAA
- a CDS encoding acetyl-CoA carboxylase carboxyltransferase subunit alpha, which produces MATTQNRQFLEFEKPIKELYDQIAQLKHMAEKNQKVDYRASLEQLENQVQERRKEMTSHLTSWQRVQLSRHPERPYTAAYIKRMTTHFIELHGDRNVRDDKAMVGGFGQLNGETVMFIGHQKGINTKMRQLRNFGMANPEGYRKALRLMKLAEKFNKPVVTLIDTPGAYPGPEAEERGQGEAIAKNIFEMMRLRVPVICVIIGEGASGGALGIGVGDRVFMMENTWYTVISPENCSSILWRSWEQKEKAAEELKLTSQDMSRFGLVDGVIPEPDGGAHWDYDMAASILKDHLVQALGELKQMTPEERIEQRINKFSQMGFFEEIS; this is translated from the coding sequence ATGGCTACCACACAAAATCGACAATTCCTGGAATTTGAGAAACCGATCAAAGAGCTCTACGACCAGATCGCGCAGTTGAAGCACATGGCGGAGAAGAACCAGAAGGTGGACTACAGGGCTTCTTTGGAGCAATTGGAGAACCAGGTCCAGGAGAGACGGAAGGAGATGACCTCCCATCTGACCAGTTGGCAACGGGTGCAGCTCAGCCGCCACCCCGAACGTCCCTATACCGCCGCCTATATCAAGCGCATGACCACCCATTTCATCGAACTCCATGGGGACCGGAATGTGCGGGACGACAAGGCGATGGTGGGCGGTTTCGGACAACTGAACGGGGAGACCGTCATGTTCATCGGGCACCAAAAGGGGATCAATACGAAGATGCGCCAGTTGCGCAACTTCGGCATGGCCAACCCCGAGGGCTATCGCAAGGCGCTCCGGCTGATGAAACTGGCCGAGAAGTTCAATAAACCCGTTGTCACCCTGATCGATACCCCCGGTGCCTATCCCGGTCCCGAAGCGGAAGAAAGGGGACAGGGGGAGGCGATCGCCAAAAATATCTTCGAAATGATGCGGCTCCGGGTACCGGTGATTTGTGTCATCATCGGCGAAGGCGCCAGCGGGGGAGCCTTGGGTATCGGTGTGGGCGACCGGGTCTTTATGATGGAGAATACCTGGTACACCGTCATATCTCCCGAAAACTGCAGCTCCATCCTGTGGCGGAGCTGGGAGCAAAAGGAAAAGGCTGCCGAGGAGCTCAAACTCACCTCCCAGGACATGTCCCGGTTCGGCCTGGTCGACGGGGTGATCCCTGAACCCGATGGCGGCGCCCACTGGGATTACGACATGGCCGCATCCATCCTGAAGGACCACCTGGTCCAAGCCCTGGGGGAACTTAAACAGATGACCCCCGAAGAACGGATCGAACAACGGATCAACAAGTTCAGCCAAATGGGCTTTTTTGAAGAAATTTCTTAG